One stretch of Carassius gibelio isolate Cgi1373 ecotype wild population from Czech Republic chromosome B1, carGib1.2-hapl.c, whole genome shotgun sequence DNA includes these proteins:
- the toporsa gene encoding topoisomerase I binding, arginine/serine-rich a, producing the protein MASPQMKERLSGVVLNTVSKGASPESKCPICLDHFKNISYLDVCLHKFCFCCICEWLKNKAECPLCKQPFNSIYHTIKSEDNYKRLDLRPTENGSFGNMAGQRFRYRTTLTGNHRPAQRRTSPPPDHGVIFESLRGSLQQRHNRDLHSMLRSLAVRQRRDRDGRTVQSLHEQEMVKFRRALYRRGVRVQSIQDGGRSRQTSAEFFRRNPACLHRLVPWLRRELTVLYGTHGSLVNIVQHIIMTLITRHNLDDQAVVHELRPFLLSHTEHFLHEFLSFAQSPFNMEAYDQRAVYDLPRPSGEGSSSEASVIAISEDESDSLVSGSQDYATPSLTLSQTAWDDETPGPSYSSEPSQVLPFPVRDSDSDSSVGEAVVSVDVVPHQDHPANTGTIALEEEHSAGSDDDCFIIGYVKPASERTPELVQLSSDSEHSELNTEQQSPQVPLHIRFNSESDLSPSDTSSHARKEDKYGKGHYEKGLSGSREGSSHSNRTHSSSRSKKQPLSKESKHQWRREKETSHHTSSYCHSYSHYSQRDSTRRCYTRSSYTSYRSVHDRSCSKSHSRRQSRDCQDRRSCSRSRSGIKSSSSNRQHRSRSRSRSRIKSSSTNHQHRSRSRSRSRIKSSSTNRQHRSRSRNRSRIKSSSTNRQHRSRSRSRSRIKSSSTNRQHRSRSRNRSRIKSSSTNRQHRSRSRSRSRIKSSSTNRQHRSRSRSRSRIKSSSTNRQHRSRSRSRSRIKSSSSHQTSRHDEHGRKKKYKTKHHEEPSSKSCTDSVKDNAKKKYKGHHKKFKRKSRSPSRDDKSEGHSRKHRKKKKKHKRKSRRHNGEERVGKNSPVLITITSDSDSADPSEPSTSNICAAGSIVPIANSATETQPFMSRFLDMEQVSTARTGCSSVGDAGNQTQSD; encoded by the coding sequence ATGGCATCACCACAGATGAAGGAGCGCCTGTCAGGTGTTGTGTTAAACACTGTATCAAAAGGAGCATCTCCAGAATCAAAATGCCCAATATGCCTGGatcatttcaaaaacatatcaTATCTGGATGTGTGCTTACATAAGTTTTGCTTCTGTTGCATCTGTGAGTGGTTGAAGAACAAAGCAGAATGCCCTTTGTGCAAACAgccatttaattcaatttatcaCACTATTAAGTCTGAAGATAACTACAAGAGGTTGGACCTGCGACCAACTGAAAATGGCTCATTTGGCAACATGGCAGGGCAAAGATTCCGGTATCGCACCACGCTTACAGGCAACCACAGACCAGCACAGAGGAGAACGTCTCCTCCTCCTGACCATGGGGTCATATTTGAGAGCCTGAGGGGATCTCTTCAACAGCGGCACAACCGAGATCTCCACAGCATGTTAAGGAGCTTGGCAGTAAGACAAAGAAGAGACAGAGATGGAAGAACTGTGCAAAGTCTTCACGAACAAGAAATGGTTAAATTCAGAAGAGCCTTGTACAGAAGAGGTGTGCGAGTCCAGAGCATTCAGGATGGCGGTCGTAGCAGGCAGACTTCTGCAGAGTTCTTCAGAAGAAATCCAGCTTGTCTCCACAGGCTTGTGCCTTGGTTGAGACGAGAGCTGACTGTTCTGTATGGCACTCATGGTTCCCTTGTCAACATAGTGCAGCACATCATCATGACTTTGATCACTCGACATAACTTGGACGACCAGGCTGTTGTACACGAACTTCGACCCTTCTTGCTATCCCACACAGAGCACTTCCTACATGAGTTTCTTAGTTTTGCTCAGTCCCCATTCAACATGGAGGCATATGACCAGCGTGCAGTTTATGACTTGCCTCGGCCCTCTGGAGAAGGTAGCAGTTCGGAAGCCTCTGTGATCGCCATCTCTGAGGATGAAAGTGATTCTTTAGTATCTGGATCCCAGGATTATGCCACTCCTAGTCTGACCTTGAGTCAAACAGCATGGGATGATGAGACCCCAGGGCCATCCTACTCCTCAGAGCCATCTCAAGTATTACCTTTCCCTGTGAGGGACTCGGATTCTGATAGTAGTGTAGGGGAAGCAGTAGTGTCTGTTGATGTTGTGCCACATCAAGACCATCCAGCAAATACTGGCACTATTGCATTGGAAGAGGAGCATTCTGCTGGCAGTGATGATGACTGTTTTATTATCGGCTATGTGAAGCCAGCATCAGAAAGGACTCCAGAACTGGTCCAGCTTTCATCTGATTCAGAGCATTCTGAGCTGAATACAGAGCAACAAAGCCCTCAGGTCCCCCTGCACATTCGATTTAATTCAGAGTCTGATTTGTCTCCCAGTGACACCTCTAGTCACGCAAGAAAAGAAGATAAATATGGCAAAGGGCATTATGAAAAGGGGTTGTCTGGATCTAGAGAAGGATCCTCGCACAGCAACAGGACACACTCCTCCTCTCGTAGCAAGAAACAGCCTTTGTCTAAAGAGAGCAAGCATCAGTGGAGACGAGAAAAAGAGACAAGTCACCACACCTCATCTTATTGCCATTCATATAGCCATTACAGTCAAAGAGATAGCACAAGGAGATGTTATACACGCTCATCCTACACCAGCTACAGAAGTGTACATGATCGCTCTTGTTCTAAATCGCATAGTAGAAGGCAGAGCAGGGACTGCCAGGACAGAAGAAGTTGCTCAAGGAGCAGATCTGGAATCAAGTCTAGCTCCTCCAACCGTCAGCACAGGAGTCGCTCAAGGAGCAGATCTAGAATAAAGTCTAGCTCCACCAACCATCAGCACAGGAGTCGCTCAAGGAGCAGATCTAGAATAAAGTCTAGCTCCACCAACCGTCAGCACAGGAGTCGCTCAAGGAACAGATCTAGAATAAAGTCTAGCTCCACCAACCGTCAGCACAGGAGTCGCTCAAGGAGCAGATCTAGAATAAAGTCTAGCTCCACCAACCGTCAGCACAGGAGTCGCTCAAGGAACAGATCTAGAATAAAGTCTAGCTCCACCAACCGTCAGCACAGGAGTCGCTCAAGGAGCAGATCTAGAATAAAGTCTAGCTCCACCAACCGTCAGCACAGGAGTCGCTCAAGGAGCAGATCTAGAATAAAGTCTAGCTCCACCAACCGTCAGCACAGGAGTCGCTCAAGGAGCAGATCTAGAATCAAATCTAGCTCTTCACATCAGACATCACGACATGATGAGCATGGCaggaaaaagaaatacaaaacaaagcATCACGAGGAACCCTCTAGCAAATCATGTACTGATTCTGTTAAAGATAATGCAAAAAAGAAATACAAGGGGCATCACAAAAAGTTCAAGAGGAAAAGCAGAAGTCCAAGCAGAGATGACAAATCTGAGGGTCACAGTCGAAAACAtcgcaagaagaagaagaaacacaaGCGGAAGAGCAGGAGACATAATGGTGAGGAGAGGGTGGGAAAAAACAGCCCTGTTCTCATTACAATTACTAGTGACAGTGACAGTGCTGACCCCAGTGAACCCTCAACCAGTAATATCTGTGCAGCTGGTTCCATAGTCCCAATAGCAAACAGTGCTACAGAAACTCAGCCGTTTATGTCCAGATTCCTAGACATGGAGCAAGTGTCAACTGCTAGAACTGGATGTAGTTCTGTGGGTGATGCAGGGAATCAGACCCAGTCAGATTAA
- the ndufb6 gene encoding NADH dehydrogenase [ubiquinone] 1 beta subcomplex subunit 6, whose protein sequence is MTGYTADEKLRFEQLTKLRRQWLKDQELSPREPVVAPKTLGRIERFWTGFLQPKTLWRLYTFKAYNASVFAVTRILIPAWIVHYYVKYHVSKMPYGIVALKPRLFPGDTILETGEVVPDLPEADSHGHH, encoded by the exons ATGACTGGGTACACAGCGGATGAAAAACTCCGCTTTGAGCAGTTAACAAAGCTTCGGCGGCAGTGGCTCAAAGACCAGGAGCTTAGTCCTCGAGAACCCGTCGTTGCACCCAAAACACTCGGCCGCATCGAGCGATTCTGGACTGGATTTCTGCAGCCCAAGACACTCTGGAGACTATAC ACATTTAAAGCCTACAATGCCAGTGTTTTTGCTGTCACGCGGATTCTGATCCCAGCCTGGATCGTGCATTACTACGTGAAGTACCACGTCAGT AAAATGCCATATGGGATTGTTGCTCTTAAACCCAGACTGTTTCCT GGAGACaccattttggaaacaggagaagTTGTCCCGGATCTTCCTGAAGCAGACAGTCATGGTCATCATTGA
- the LOC127948891 gene encoding S-methyl-5'-thioadenosine phosphorylase: protein MASNSHVKIGIIGGSGLDDPDILEGRTERYVVTPFGKPSDALILGKIKNVECVLLARHGRQHTIMPTNVNYQANIWALKEEGCTHLLVTTACGSLREDIQPGDIVLIDQFIDRTTKRVQTFYDGQPTNLPGVCHIPMAEPFCNRTREVLMEVAQGLGVKCHTRGTMVTIEGPRFSSRAESLMFRQWGADVINMTTVPEVVLAKEAGLCYASIAMATDYDCWKEHEEAVCVDNVLKTMKENANKASSILLTAIPQICQMDWESTINALKLMSQSSVMLPKH, encoded by the exons ATGGCATCTAACAGTCACGTAAAG ATAGGAATAATTGGTGGATCTGGTCTTGATGATCCAGATATCCTGGAGGGAAGGACAGAACGGTATGTAGTCACACCATTTGGAAAG CCATCTGATGCTCTAATTTTGGGCAAAATAAAGAATGTTGAATGTGTGCTTCTTGCAAG GCATGGGAGACAACACACCATAATGCCCACCAATGTCAATTACCAGGCCAATATTTGGGCCTTGAAGGAAGAGGGCTGTACTCACCTGTTAGTCACCACAGCATGTGGTTCCCTCAGAGAGGACATCCAGCCTGGAGACATTGTTTTGATTGACCAGTTTATTGATAG GACAACAAAACGTGTCCAGACCTTCTATGATGGGCAGCCCACCAACCTCCCAGGTGTGTGCCACATCCCTATGGCTGAACCTTTCTGCAACCGGACTAGAGAG GTGCTCATGGAGGTTGCCCAGGGACTCGGTGTGAAGTGTCACACACGAGGGACAATGGTGACCATAGAGGGTCCTCGTTTCTCCTCTCGGGCAGAGAGCCTCATGTTCAGACAATGGGGTGCTGATGTCATCAACATGACCACAGTACCGGAGGTGGTTCTTGCCAAGGAGGCCGGGCTGTGTTATGCTAGTATTGCAATGGCAACTGATTATGACTGCTGGAAAGAGCACGAAGAGGCG gtGTGTGTGGACAATGTTCTGAAAACCATGAAAGAGAATGCAAATAAAGCTAGCAGCATCCTGCTCACAGCAATCCCACAGATCTGTCAGATGGACTGGGAGAGCACAATAAATGCACTAAAA CTGATGTCGCAGTCATCAGTAATGTTGcccaaacattaa